In Haliaeetus albicilla chromosome 3, bHalAlb1.1, whole genome shotgun sequence, the following are encoded in one genomic region:
- the LOC138684629 gene encoding feather keratin 1-like, with protein MACYDLCRPCGPTPLANSCNEPCVQQCQDSRVVIQPPAVLVTLPGPILSSFPQSTAVGSSSSAAVGNVLSSQGVPVSSGGFGFGGLGCFGGRRGCYPC; from the coding sequence ATGGCCTGCTACGACCTCTGCCGCCCCTGCGGACCCACCCCGCTGGCTAACAGCTGCAACGAGCCCTGTGTCCAGCAGTGCCAGGACTCCCGCGTCGTCATCCAGCCTCCCGCCGTGCTGGTCACCCTGCCAGgacccatcctcagctccttcccccagagcACCGCCGTCGGATCCTCCTCATCGGCTGCCGTGGGCAACGTCCTCAGCTCCCAGGGAGTGCCCGTCTCCTCCGGCGGCTTCGGCTTCGGCGGCCTGGGCTGCTTCGGCGGCAGAAGAGGCTGCTACCCCTGCTAA
- the LOC138684630 gene encoding feather keratin-like, translating into MCKGSLRSKRRSATSIKASPAPLSLTHFSQRLTPSLPGPLHTTDMACYDLCRPCGPTPLANSCNEPCVQQCQDSRVVIQPSTVVVTLPGPILSSFPQSTAVGSSSSAAVGNVLSSQGVPISGGFGGLGGYGFGGLGCFGGRRGCNPC; encoded by the exons GCGCTCAGCGACCAGCATAAAAGCCAGCCCAGCACCTCTCTCCCTCACACACTTCTCCCAACGCCT AACACCCTCTCTTCCAGGGCCCCTCCACACCACAGACATGGCCTGCTACGACCTCTGCCGCCCCTGCGGACCCACCCCGCTGGCTAACAGCTGCAACGAGCCCTGTGTCCAGCAGTGCCAGGACTCCCGCGTCGTCATCCAGCCTTCTACCGTGGTGGTCACCCTGCCAGgacccatcctcagctccttcccccagagcACCGCCGTCGGATCCTCCTCATCGGCTGCCGTGGGCAACGTCCTCAGCTCCCAGGGAGTGCCCATCTCTGGTGGCTTCGGAGGCCTGGGCGGCTACGGCTTCGGAGGCCTGGGCTGCTTCGGCGGCAGAAGAGGCTGCAACCCCTGCTAA
- the LOC138684646 gene encoding feather keratin-like: protein MTSCTKADSPLGRSATSIKASPAPLSLTHFSQRLLLHRQQGPLHTTDMACYDLCRPCGPTPLANSCNEPCVQQCQDSRVVIQPPAVLVTLPGPILSSFPQSTAVGSSSSAAVGNVLSSQGVPISGGFGGLGGYGFGGLGCFGGRRGCYPC from the exons ATGACATCATGCACGAAGGCTGACTCACCCCTCGGGCGCTCAGCGACCAGCATAAAAGCCAGCCCAGCACCTCTCTCCCTCACACACTTCTCCCAACGCCTTCTCCTCCACCGTCAACAAG GGCCCCTCCACACCACAGACATGGCCTGCTACGACCTCTGCCGCCCCTGCGGACCCACCCCGCTGGCTAACAGCTGCAACGAGCCCTGTGTCCAGCAGTGCCAGGACTCCCGCGTCGTCATCCAGCCTCCCGCCGTGCTGGTCACCCTGCCAGgacccatcctcagctccttcccccagagcACCGCCGTCGGATCCTCCTCATCGGCTGCCGTGGGCAACGTCCTCAGCTCCCAGGGAGTGCCCATCTCTGGTGGCTTCGGAGGCCTGGGCGGTTACGGCTTCGGAGGCCTGGGCTGCTTCGGCGGCAGAAGAGGCTGCTACCCATGCTAA